A single window of Nitrospirota bacterium DNA harbors:
- a CDS encoding LPS-assembly protein LptD produces the protein MSIRIFVIITLFAFAQTESISAQEFLSTSDILEIEGSTYTLIGNVTSHRDNTLLKADEMIYNNQTYEADLKGNVSYEDEEISIKADNARLNLEEQTGILNKAEIFVKKDNYYIRAKQVEKKKGKRYILRSASITTCDAKLPAWCMRARGLDIIFGDRLIAKSVSLNIKGIPLIYTPYLWAPILTERKTGFLFPSLGYSESKGFFVRQPFFWAIRENRDATFFLDIYSKRGLGKAIEYRYIERQDIKGRLYLYHLKDRVLKKDFTEARLTHESGIPDKGIWGYLNLNLINQREFPRLYRLYLEDRSKRFMESSTEVSTAVKTSRLYLRGTHTIELKDAVRQSTVSQRLPELGFVLNPIGIGHFLKFSFQGTATNFWRPSNTSQRFSLNARLSHSAGKTLTLGQTLNVRETLYYFDEQDRSQSRQSAEYKAVLYHRFIKKYSSITHSITPSISYRYIFRNRRSLPVFDGLELNPPQTEVEITLINRLIDKKGQFLVFKASEVSDSSGKNSLLIGLHTDRLLRIRANAAYDLDEGALDYANSELSVDVSRKAVFSMGQNYTRQSNVFLHTFGVGYTHSKALFLDGKLWYDSKEGTLNNMAVGLSYMRQCWGMNVQAIRSPDDFSVFLTIALKGLSSFKVMHGAEEEIFRRIAR, from the coding sequence GTGAGCATCAGGATATTTGTCATTATAACCCTTTTTGCCTTTGCCCAGACAGAGAGCATCTCTGCCCAGGAATTTTTGAGCACATCCGACATCCTCGAGATAGAGGGCTCCACTTACACGCTGATTGGAAATGTCACATCTCACAGGGACAATACCCTGCTTAAGGCAGATGAGATGATATATAACAACCAGACCTACGAAGCTGATTTAAAAGGCAATGTCTCATACGAGGATGAGGAAATCTCTATAAAGGCAGATAATGCCCGACTGAACCTCGAGGAGCAAACAGGCATACTCAACAAGGCAGAGATATTCGTTAAAAAAGACAACTATTATATCAGGGCTAAACAGGTAGAAAAGAAAAAAGGCAAAAGATACATTCTCAGGTCTGCCTCCATCACGACCTGCGATGCAAAACTCCCTGCATGGTGCATGAGGGCAAGAGGGCTCGATATTATCTTTGGAGACAGGCTAATTGCAAAGAGCGTCTCGTTGAATATAAAAGGCATTCCTCTGATTTATACCCCTTATCTCTGGGCACCTATTCTTACCGAAAGAAAAACAGGTTTTCTATTCCCTTCTCTGGGGTATTCCGAATCAAAAGGTTTTTTTGTAAGACAGCCGTTTTTCTGGGCAATAAGGGAAAATAGGGATGCCACATTCTTTTTAGATATATACTCCAAAAGAGGACTTGGAAAGGCAATAGAATATAGATACATAGAGAGGCAGGACATCAAAGGCAGGCTCTATCTTTATCATTTAAAGGACAGGGTGCTTAAAAAGGACTTTACCGAGGCAAGGCTGACACATGAAAGTGGCATCCCTGATAAAGGCATATGGGGCTATCTTAATCTAAACCTGATAAACCAGAGGGAGTTTCCAAGGCTTTATAGGCTTTACCTCGAGGACAGGTCAAAGAGATTCATGGAGTCCAGCACCGAGGTATCTACGGCTGTTAAAACCTCGAGGCTCTATCTAAGGGGCACTCACACGATAGAGCTCAAAGATGCCGTAAGACAGTCCACTGTTTCGCAAAGACTGCCTGAGTTAGGCTTTGTGCTAAACCCCATAGGGATTGGACATTTTTTAAAATTCTCATTTCAGGGCACTGCTACGAACTTCTGGAGACCATCCAATACATCTCAGAGATTTTCCTTAAATGCAAGACTTAGCCATTCAGCAGGAAAAACCCTGACCCTCGGTCAAACCCTAAATGTAAGAGAAACCCTGTATTACTTCGACGAACAAGACAGAAGCCAAAGCAGACAGTCTGCTGAATACAAAGCAGTTCTTTACCATAGGTTCATTAAGAAGTATAGCAGTATTACTCACTCAATTACGCCATCCATCTCATACAGGTATATCTTTAGGAATAGAAGGTCTCTGCCTGTTTTTGATGGATTAGAGCTTAACCCTCCACAAACAGAGGTTGAGATAACCCTGATTAATCGTCTCATCGATAAAAAGGGACAGTTCCTTGTCTTTAAGGCATCCGAGGTTTCGGATTCCTCGGGGAAAAATAGCCTTCTCATTGGTCTTCATACAGATAGGCTTCTAAGAATCAGGGCAAATGCGGCATATGACCTCGATGAAGGCGCATTAGATTACGCCAATTCAGAGCTCTCGGTGGATGTCTCGAGAAAGGCTGTTTTTTCCATGGGCCAGAATTATACGAGGCAGAGCAATGTCTTTCTGCACACCTTTGGTGTTGGCTATACACATTCAAAGGCATTGTTTCTTGATGGCAAACTCTGGTATGATTCTAAAGAAGGAACTCTAAATAATATGGCAGTAGGATTGAGCTATATGAGGCAGTGCTGGGGTATGAATGTGCAGGCAATAAGAAGCCCTGATGACTTTAGTGTATTTTTAACTATAGCACTAAAGGGGCTTAGCTCTTTTAAGGTAATGCATGGCGCGGAAGAAGAAATTTTTAGGCGAATTGCTCGTTGA
- a CDS encoding type II secretion system F family protein: MPAFVYKVRDKTGELITGITHGSSMEAVAGELYSRGYIPVEIKPEKKAKTGLALFATVKPEDMIIFSRQLSTLIKSGISFMKSLDTLEEQTKSKKLKTVIARIRTEVEGGASFSEALSRHPKVFSPLYISMVKVGEEAGVLDEILERLSFLLEHEAVTKARVKTAIRYPLIVITVLLFAFVFLTTFVVPKFAALYSQSKTVLPLPTRMLIMMNKLLTHYWMFIGGAIGGAILLVRGYIKTPPGRWNLDKLKLKVPIIGTIVERSVMSRFARIFSTLYRSGIPMLHALDIVSGTIGNVIIGRAVNIIKEDVREGKGLSAPMIKTGVFPSIVSQMVAVGEETGALDDMLLKVSDYYDLEVEYSIKNLSTTIEPVLIFLLAIGVLFLALGIFLPIWDMISVLKK; the protein is encoded by the coding sequence GTGCCTGCCTTCGTATACAAGGTCAGGGACAAAACAGGCGAGCTTATAACAGGCATTACACACGGCTCCTCCATGGAGGCAGTTGCAGGAGAACTCTACTCGAGGGGCTACATACCTGTTGAGATAAAGCCTGAGAAAAAAGCAAAGACAGGCTTAGCTCTCTTTGCAACGGTAAAGCCCGAAGACATGATTATCTTTAGCAGACAGCTTTCAACCCTTATAAAGTCAGGCATATCGTTTATGAAAAGCCTCGATACCTTAGAGGAGCAAACAAAATCAAAAAAGCTCAAGACAGTGATAGCCCGAATAAGGACGGAGGTTGAAGGCGGAGCATCGTTTTCAGAGGCACTTTCGAGACACCCAAAGGTATTCTCTCCGCTTTACATAAGCATGGTGAAGGTAGGAGAGGAGGCAGGAGTGCTCGATGAGATTTTAGAAAGGCTTTCTTTTCTTCTTGAGCATGAGGCTGTTACAAAGGCAAGGGTAAAGACAGCAATAAGATACCCTCTGATTGTAATAACCGTTCTTTTGTTTGCATTTGTCTTTTTAACCACATTCGTTGTGCCAAAGTTTGCGGCACTTTATAGCCAGTCAAAGACTGTCCTTCCGCTTCCAACGAGGATGCTTATCATGATGAATAAATTATTGACCCACTACTGGATGTTCATAGGTGGAGCTATAGGAGGTGCTATACTTTTAGTGAGAGGCTACATAAAGACACCTCCTGGAAGGTGGAACTTGGACAAGCTGAAGCTAAAGGTTCCGATTATAGGGACCATAGTGGAGCGTAGTGTAATGTCCCGTTTTGCAAGAATCTTTTCAACACTCTACAGAAGCGGAATACCGATGCTTCATGCCCTTGACATAGTGTCAGGGACAATCGGGAATGTAATTATAGGAAGGGCAGTTAACATCATCAAGGAGGATGTAAGAGAGGGCAAGGGGCTCAGCGCACCAATGATAAAAACAGGGGTCTTTCCCTCGATTGTCTCGCAAATGGTTGCAGTTGGCGAGGAAACAGGTGCATTGGACGATATGCTCTTGAAGGTCTCGGATTACTATGACTTAGAAGTGGAATACTCCATAAAAAACCTTTCCACTACTATCGAGCCTGTTCTTATATTCCTCCTTGCCATAGGAGTGCTTTTCTTAGCACTGGGGATTTTTCTTCCAATATGGGACATGATAAGCGTTTTAAAGAAGTAA
- a CDS encoding bifunctional folylpolyglutamate synthase/dihydrofolate synthase — protein sequence MGYDDAVSYLYSLRHHGIKLGLENPIRLLTLIGNPHSSFRSIHIAGTNGKGSTSALIASILRAYGFNVGLFTSPHIVSFTERIRVNEAEIKEEEVVSLTEELRERIEGFMPTFFEFVTAMGLLYFKRKAVDWAVIETGMGGRLDATNVINPEVSVITHIGCDHKEFLGDTLEEIAGEKAGIIKPNTPVVTCPQGLEVMNLIAKKAGDNSSPLYIMGRDFSVTFKAHTETGICLDYTSHWQAITDLRIPLHGRYQAENAGLAIEAVEIAVPKKNSPELIQGMSSLIWHGRFEFINEHILIDGAHNPDAAKALSQELKENPLTKDKEITLIIGIMADKDIEGILRALLPLANEVIFVSLPYERAAPPEKLKQVSASLGYESKTAGTVKDAIERLKTPLGVITGSFYTIGEAKEAIGEMGILKRLRE from the coding sequence ATGGGCTATGATGATGCAGTTTCTTATCTGTATAGTCTCAGGCATCATGGAATAAAGCTTGGACTTGAAAATCCAATAAGACTCCTTACGCTCATTGGAAATCCCCATAGCTCCTTCAGGTCTATTCATATTGCAGGCACAAATGGAAAGGGCTCAACATCCGCACTCATAGCCTCGATTCTAAGGGCATATGGGTTTAATGTAGGGCTTTTTACATCTCCCCATATTGTAAGCTTTACAGAGAGAATCAGGGTAAATGAAGCCGAGATAAAAGAGGAGGAGGTCGTCTCTCTTACGGAAGAGCTAAGAGAAAGGATTGAAGGATTTATGCCTACCTTTTTTGAGTTTGTAACTGCAATGGGGCTTCTTTATTTCAAAAGGAAGGCAGTTGATTGGGCAGTCATAGAGACAGGCATGGGTGGAAGGCTCGATGCAACGAATGTCATAAATCCAGAGGTTTCTGTTATAACCCATATAGGCTGTGACCATAAGGAATTCTTAGGAGATACACTCGAAGAGATCGCAGGCGAAAAGGCAGGGATAATAAAGCCAAACACTCCTGTTGTTACATGCCCTCAAGGGTTGGAGGTCATGAATCTCATTGCCAAAAAGGCAGGTGATAACTCCTCACCCCTTTATATAATGGGAAGAGACTTTAGCGTAACATTTAAAGCCCACACAGAGACAGGGATATGTTTGGATTATACTTCTCATTGGCAGGCGATTACGGACCTGAGGATTCCACTTCATGGCAGGTATCAGGCTGAAAACGCAGGGCTTGCCATAGAGGCAGTAGAGATTGCGGTGCCTAAGAAAAATTCACCTGAACTCATTCAGGGCATGAGCAGTCTCATATGGCATGGAAGATTCGAGTTTATTAACGAGCACATACTCATAGATGGTGCGCACAACCCGGATGCCGCAAAGGCACTTTCGCAGGAACTAAAAGAAAATCCCCTTACAAAAGATAAAGAGATAACCTTAATTATAGGCATTATGGCTGACAAAGACATCGAGGGCATTCTAAGAGCACTTCTTCCCCTTGCCAATGAGGTTATCTTTGTATCTCTTCCTTACGAAAGGGCCGCACCTCCCGAAAAACTCAAACAGGTCTCTGCCTCTTTAGGGTATGAATCGAAAACAGCAGGAACGGTAAAGGATGCTATAGAGAGGTTAAAAACCCCATTAGGAGTGATTACAGGCTCTTTTTATACGATAGGCGAGGCAAAAGAGGCTATCGGAGAAATGGGCATCCTTAAGAGGCTAAGAGAGTGA
- the tadA gene encoding Flp pilus assembly complex ATPase component TadA: MARKKKFLGELLVEAGLITAEQRDRALKEQRRLGNRLGEALVSLGFITEEALAKALSSQLHLPFKELKSIVVDPNAIAIVPESLARKHKVLPLNIKNERLTIAMADPLDVFAADEIKRTANMPVDIVVVMESELFKMLDKHYRGEVVEEPPKAPDVLFPEREKVLMSAEAMLETETPVVKLVNSAISQAIKGRASDVHIEPYKSSLRIRFRIDGILHEMMSPPLHLHPGIVSRIKILSGMDIAEKRIPQDGRFPINIEGREFDIRASTLPTLHGEKIVMRLLEKTAGLPQLKLDDLGFSSSLKQAYEKLISKPYGFILATGPTGCGKTTTMYSSLRYISSTERNIITVEDPIEYDLPGINQVQVNPKAGLTFASGLRSILRQDPDVIMVGEIRDIETASIATHSALTGHLVLSTLHTNDAVGAVARLIDMGVEPFLITSSLIGVLGQRLITRICPYCKESYTAEEEVLKKIGIKGTVLLHRGKGCNECRFTGYLGREGLFELLLITEGVKRLIVEKATASQIKAQAIEEGFSTMRQEGLLKVVEGVTTLTEVMRVTQEAE; encoded by the coding sequence ATGGCGCGGAAGAAGAAATTTTTAGGCGAATTGCTCGTTGAGGCAGGCTTAATAACCGCTGAACAGCGGGACAGGGCACTCAAGGAGCAAAGGAGGCTCGGCAACAGGCTTGGCGAGGCATTAGTCAGTCTTGGCTTTATCACAGAGGAGGCTCTGGCAAAGGCATTAAGCTCACAGCTTCACCTTCCATTCAAGGAGCTGAAATCTATCGTCGTGGACCCGAATGCAATAGCCATTGTCCCTGAGTCCCTCGCAAGAAAGCACAAGGTTTTGCCCCTTAACATCAAAAATGAAAGACTCACTATTGCAATGGCTGACCCACTGGATGTCTTTGCCGCAGATGAAATAAAAAGGACTGCGAATATGCCTGTTGACATAGTTGTCGTAATGGAATCGGAGCTTTTTAAGATGCTCGATAAGCATTACAGGGGAGAGGTGGTGGAAGAGCCTCCGAAGGCACCTGATGTGCTTTTCCCCGAAAGGGAAAAGGTTCTTATGTCAGCAGAGGCAATGCTCGAAACAGAAACCCCGGTTGTAAAGCTCGTTAATAGTGCAATCTCACAGGCTATAAAAGGTAGGGCAAGCGATGTACATATAGAGCCTTATAAGAGTTCCCTTCGCATAAGGTTCAGGATTGATGGAATACTGCACGAGATGATGAGTCCACCTCTACATTTACATCCAGGGATAGTTTCGAGGATTAAGATACTTTCGGGTATGGACATTGCCGAAAAAAGGATTCCTCAGGACGGAAGGTTTCCAATCAATATAGAGGGCAGAGAATTCGACATAAGGGCATCGACCCTTCCGACACTGCATGGAGAAAAGATAGTCATGAGGCTTCTCGAGAAGACAGCAGGGCTTCCACAACTGAAATTAGATGACCTCGGATTTTCATCCAGCCTGAAGCAGGCATACGAAAAGCTCATAAGCAAGCCCTATGGCTTTATCCTTGCAACAGGACCTACTGGCTGTGGAAAGACCACGACCATGTACTCCTCACTGAGGTATATAAGCTCTACCGAGAGGAATATAATTACAGTAGAGGACCCGATAGAGTATGACCTGCCGGGCATAAATCAGGTGCAGGTTAACCCAAAGGCAGGACTTACATTTGCCTCTGGACTGAGGTCAATACTCAGGCAGGACCCCGATGTGATAATGGTTGGCGAAATCAGAGACATAGAGACTGCCTCGATTGCAACGCATTCTGCCCTTACAGGGCATCTTGTCTTGAGCACCCTTCACACAAACGATGCAGTGGGCGCAGTTGCACGACTCATTGACATGGGTGTTGAGCCCTTCCTTATCACATCCTCTCTGATAGGGGTTTTAGGACAGAGACTTATAACAAGGATATGCCCTTATTGCAAAGAAAGTTATACTGCCGAAGAAGAGGTGCTTAAGAAAATAGGTATCAAAGGCACTGTGCTCCTACACAGGGGCAAGGGGTGTAACGAATGCAGGTTCACAGGATACTTGGGAAGGGAGGGTTTGTTTGAACTGCTTTTGATTACAGAGGGGGTAAAAAGACTTATAGTCGAGAAGGCAACTGCAAGCCAGATAAAGGCACAGGCAATCGAGGAGGGTTTCAGCACAATGAGGCAGGAGGGTCTTTTAAAGGTGGTAGAAGGTGTCACAACCCTTACAGAGGTAATGAGGGTAACACAGGAGGCAGAATAA
- a CDS encoding sigma-54-dependent Fis family transcriptional regulator, with product MASINRILIADDDASIQFFMAEFLKKEGFLFDIAKDGFEAIELLGKNIYSLVILDERMPRINGMGVLSEIKSMGMKMPVIMITAYGSKELAMRAMDEGAYDFFTKPVDIEVVRTVIRRAIEKYELKKEIERLKEDLEEKAIGQEIIAESHSMKKAMELLKKVADTDVTVFLQGESGSGKELIAKTIHRLSRRHEEPFVSVNCAAIPEGLLESELFGYEKGAFTGALKQHLGKFERASGGTIFLDEIADLSMGLQAKLLRVLQQREIERLGGKTSIKVDVRIISATNRDIFMLTNDGRFREDLFYRINVFEIAVPPLRERKEDIPLLCAFFLKKYSQDIGRNITGISKPAMRLLLSYQWPGNVRQMENMLQRAIVVEQGDVIGEDTIKEIIEESPQMVDNALSAKEKLKVVKEEEEKSLIQSALKEAKWKRQDAAGILGISRKSLFLKMKKYGLT from the coding sequence ATGGCTTCCATAAACAGGATATTAATTGCAGACGACGACGCCTCTATTCAGTTTTTTATGGCTGAGTTTCTTAAAAAAGAGGGTTTTCTTTTTGATATAGCAAAAGACGGCTTCGAGGCAATAGAGCTTTTAGGGAAAAACATCTATAGCCTTGTCATTTTAGATGAGAGGATGCCCCGAATAAACGGAATGGGGGTGCTTTCGGAGATTAAATCCATGGGCATGAAGATGCCTGTCATAATGATAACTGCATACGGCTCAAAAGAGCTTGCCATGAGGGCTATGGATGAAGGAGCTTATGATTTTTTCACAAAACCAGTTGACATAGAGGTCGTAAGAACGGTTATAAGAAGGGCAATAGAAAAATACGAGCTGAAAAAAGAAATAGAGCGACTTAAGGAGGACCTCGAAGAAAAGGCAATAGGACAGGAGATTATAGCAGAAAGCCATTCTATGAAGAAGGCAATGGAGCTACTGAAAAAGGTTGCAGATACGGATGTAACGGTGTTTCTTCAGGGAGAGTCAGGCTCAGGCAAGGAGTTGATAGCAAAGACAATCCACAGGCTAAGCAGACGACATGAGGAGCCTTTTGTGAGCGTAAACTGTGCCGCAATACCCGAGGGATTGCTTGAATCAGAGCTTTTCGGGTACGAAAAGGGTGCATTCACAGGTGCCCTTAAACAGCATCTCGGAAAGTTCGAAAGGGCAAGTGGAGGCACGATATTCCTTGATGAGATAGCAGACCTCTCGATGGGGCTTCAGGCAAAGCTCTTACGGGTACTTCAGCAAAGAGAGATAGAAAGGCTCGGAGGCAAGACATCCATAAAAGTGGATGTGAGAATTATATCAGCCACAAATAGAGACATCTTCATGCTTACCAATGATGGCAGATTCAGGGAGGACTTGTTTTACCGAATAAATGTATTTGAGATAGCAGTTCCTCCTCTTAGAGAAAGGAAAGAGGATATTCCACTTTTATGTGCGTTTTTCCTTAAAAAATACTCCCAAGACATTGGCAGAAATATCACAGGTATCTCAAAGCCTGCCATGAGACTGCTTCTGAGCTATCAGTGGCCTGGCAATGTCAGACAGATGGAGAATATGCTCCAGAGGGCTATTGTGGTTGAGCAAGGAGATGTCATTGGAGAGGACACAATAAAAGAAATAATAGAGGAAAGCCCCCAGATGGTAGATAATGCCCTTAGTGCAAAGGAAAAGCTGAAGGTGGTTAAAGAGGAGGAGGAAAAAAGCCTTATCCAGTCTGCTCTTAAAGAGGCTAAGTGGAAAAGGCAGGATGCGGCAGGGATTCTTGGTATAAGTAGGAAAAGCCTGTTTTTGAAGATGAAAAAATACGGTCTTACATAG
- a CDS encoding PAS domain S-box protein: protein MGHDKRFKEVRFLFLRKKFYLGLFILLPAFFCLFSLGAFLIVFAKLQPLLKSEAGGLDHLIIVYDSIKTWTYIFSVVAFVSGLVVAYSLVKPARRLLREKTADMEEFGSLGHEFRDIATSLSQYIATVESMAGGIITTTKDGTITTANRQALQMLGMDKEAVLKTNIRKIFPIKETQVQKEATITLEVNAVTGEGIRQMECTIFPIRGQAGIEGAVFSFRDTQRIKEMHRELIKTERLASIGTLTMTVAHEVRNPLASIKGFAQLIKEDIKNEDHLQTYLDTIIKEVDRLNRVVDSLYEIKDSTFEGDTLKEILKRIRLLCDQALSRKAVNVVEDYDEKADSYIVKDEMVFQGLYNIVLNAYEAVKPAGNVVLTVRADSGGAKVEVISESELEEKFSVQRLFDYDVSTKGRGRGAGLAIANSAIKQAGGNIEVKSLKGKTVFSIWLP, encoded by the coding sequence ATGGGACATGATAAGCGTTTTAAAGAAGTAAGGTTTCTTTTCCTAAGGAAAAAGTTTTACCTTGGGCTTTTTATTCTTTTACCTGCGTTCTTTTGCCTGTTTTCGCTGGGGGCATTCCTTATTGTATTTGCAAAGCTTCAGCCCCTGCTTAAATCCGAGGCAGGAGGTCTTGACCATCTTATAATCGTATATGACTCGATAAAGACATGGACATATATCTTTTCTGTGGTTGCCTTTGTTTCAGGGCTCGTTGTTGCATATTCCCTTGTGAAACCTGCAAGGAGACTCCTTAGAGAAAAGACGGCTGATATGGAGGAGTTTGGCTCTCTGGGGCATGAGTTTAGGGACATAGCCACATCCCTAAGCCAGTATATTGCGACAGTCGAAAGCATGGCAGGCGGGATTATAACGACAACGAAAGACGGCACAATCACGACTGCAAACAGGCAGGCACTCCAGATGCTCGGCATGGACAAGGAGGCAGTGCTGAAAACCAACATTAGAAAGATATTCCCCATAAAAGAAACTCAGGTGCAAAAAGAGGCAACCATTACATTAGAGGTAAATGCAGTTACAGGAGAGGGTATCCGTCAGATGGAATGCACAATCTTCCCAATCCGAGGACAGGCAGGAATAGAAGGTGCTGTGTTTAGCTTCAGGGACACACAGAGGATAAAAGAAATGCACCGCGAGCTGATTAAGACAGAAAGGCTTGCAAGCATCGGCACACTTACGATGACCGTTGCGCATGAGGTAAGAAACCCCCTTGCCTCTATAAAAGGGTTTGCACAGCTCATTAAGGAGGACATTAAAAATGAAGACCACTTGCAGACATACCTTGACACCATCATCAAGGAGGTAGACAGGCTCAATAGGGTAGTTGACAGCCTCTACGAGATAAAGGACTCTACATTTGAAGGCGATACACTAAAGGAGATACTTAAAAGGATAAGGCTTCTCTGTGACCAGGCACTAAGTAGAAAGGCAGTCAATGTTGTAGAGGACTACGACGAAAAGGCGGATTCCTATATAGTCAAAGACGAGATGGTTTTCCAAGGGCTTTACAACATAGTGCTTAATGCCTATGAGGCAGTAAAGCCAGCAGGGAATGTGGTTTTAACTGTCAGGGCAGATTCAGGTGGTGCTAAGGTCGAGGTTATAAGCGAATCGGAGCTCGAGGAAAAATTTTCTGTTCAAAGGCTCTTTGACTACGATGTCTCGACAAAGGGCAGGGGTAGAGGAGCAGGTCTTGCTATTGCAAATAGTGCAATAAAACAGGCAGGCGGTAATATAGAAGTAAAATCCCTAAAGGGTAAAACGGTATTCAGTATATGGCTTCCATAA